Below is a genomic region from Deinococcus sp. Leaf326.
CGAACGCCGGTACCGAACACTGCACTTCCGTGGCCCAGGCACAGACTTAAACGTTGGTCTGGCCGAGACGCACCTCTGGGTCGGCGGCGCGTCTCCGACCCCGGCGGGTATTTTCTTCGCCGGTAACCTTCCGACAGAGGAACTGTTCACCGCGCCTCACCGCATGCGGGTGAGTGGTACGGTCCGGGCCAGCAAGCCGCTGAGCTTATCGGGAACAGTGGTGCGGGACATTGAACTGCGCTTCGAAGATGGGCGCATTGTTCATGCTCAGGCGTCTGAGGGCGAGGCGGCGCTGCAGCGGGCGCTGGAGACGGATGAGGGGGCCCGTACCTGGGTGAGGTGGCACTCGTCTCCACCCAGTCGCCAGTTGCCGCGACGGGCACGCTTTTTCTGGACAGCTTGTATGACGAGAATGCCGCCTGTCACTTGGCGTTTGGATTTTCTTTCAGAGAAAACTTCGAGCGCGGCTCTGAGTTGAACTCGGATGAAATTGCTGTACTGGGCGGCAACGACAGTCTCACGCATGTCGACGTCATGATTGGCCGCGCGCATATCGAGGTCGACGGTATTGTCGAGGATGGCTCACGTCAGCCCCTCATACGCGGAGGCCACTGGACGTTCTGACGCCGCGATGACCCAAAGATGGCTCACCTGCTTTGGAGAACTGGGGAAGGGGCGCTGATGGGCAGGCCACTGGACATCCATGAGTTCCGTCACGAGAAGATCCGAGACGATGGACATCTCAGGTGCACAGACCCTAAGGAAGAGAAGGGCGCTTGTAGGCCCTGACCACTCCATTGCGGTACGTCAAGCCAGACGCGTAGCTCGGAACCACCTCAAGTCACTGAAATGAAATTTAGTCACTTGAGGTGGTTCCGCGGGGCTGCGTCCCCGCTATACCGTAAGAAGAGGCAACCCATCATTGAGGCCGGATGTCCCCTGGGTGCGGTTTAGTGGGACTTCAGCCAACCTTGGAAGGCCTGCATTTCCCCAGCCTGCGCCGTGATGATCTTGCCGGCCAGGTCCTGGACAAAAGCGTCCTGAGTCCGCTGCAAAGCCAGGTTCGCGTTGTCGTTTGCGGCTGCATGGTGCGGAATCATGCCTTCGAGGAAGGTGCGTTCCGGCATGCGCGACGCACGGATCATGGCTGGCATGTCCATCATGCGGTTCATCTGCATCATCTGCTGGTTCGGCCCGCCGTACGCGCGCAGGCGGTCTTGCATCTCGGCGATCTCCCGCGTTTGATCCGCGATGATCTGGGTGGCCCAGGCGCGGACCTGTTCATCTTTGGCGCGTTCCAGGACCGCGCGGCTGCTGTCCACGGCGCTCTGGTGGTGGGGAATCATCATCGACATGAAGGCCCGCTCGAACGAGCGCCCACTCAGCCGGGCGAGCTCATTCATCATGGGCATCATCATGTTGCGCATGTCCAGTTGCATCTGCAGGCCCATCTGCGATAGGCCCAGCACGGTTGCGGACGGCGTCATCGGCATGGTCATGTGGGTCATGCCGGGCATCGCCATCCCCTGCATGCCGCCAGCCTGGGCCGCGCTCAGGGTTAGCAGGGCGGCGGTCAACAGTGCGCGCTTCATGCGCTCATTCTCCCCAGGAGGGCCTGACAAGCTTGCTCGCAGCGGCGGCAGCTCTCGGCGCAGACGGCGCAGTGCTCCATATTCATCTGCTGGGCATGCTGCTCACACTCTTCGGCGCAGGTCCGACAGGCGCGTAAACAGACCTCGAGCTGCGCGCGCAGGAGTTGCGCGTCGCCCTGGCCGGGTGCCGCCAGCACCTGAGCCGTGGCGTGACACACAGCCGCACACTGCGTATTGAGCGTGATGCAGTGCGTAAGGTGATGCAGGTGCTCCCCTTCGTTCAGGCATGCGTCGGCACACAAGGCGCAGACCGCGGTGCACTCCAGGCAGGCCTGCAGGCAGGTGCCCAGGAGGGTGGCGTCGAAGGAACTGGCCTTCGGGTGGGTGCGGAGCATGCGGGTCAGGGTGTCCATCGGAGGCCTCCAGGGCGTGGAATGACGCGTGACCACCGTAGTCACGTCGGCCCTCCCAGAGGAGGAGCGCCCTCACCCTGGACTCCGCATGTTCAGCTTCTGTAAAGCTGGTCAGCATCTCAAGAAAGGCTGAAGAGGAGAAGGCCAGGCATCTTCCTCCTCCGGACACCTCAGTACAACCCCCATCGGGTTGACGACCTTGCCCTCCACCATTACGCGGAAGTCCAGATGCGGCCCCGTGCTGTTGCCTGTGCTGCCCACCCGGCCGATCACCTGACCCGTTTCTACGACTTGACCCACCTGTAAGAGGTTGGCGCTGTTGTGGCTGTAGCGTGTTTCCATCCCGTCTCCGTGGTCCAGCAAGATCGTCCAGCCCCATCCGGTCCGCGCGTCATACCGTGATTCCGTCACACGCCCTGCCCGGGCTGCCAGGATCACCGTACCCGTCGGGGCCGCCAGGTCCAGGCCCAGGTGCGCGGGAGAGTATGGACTGGTCAATCGGCCCTGCACGGGCAGCACGGCCGTCACGCGAATCCCAGCAGGACGGATCGTGGCTCCACCGGCAGTGGTCGCCGGACGGCTCGTCCCCGACCGCGCAGGCAGTTGCAGCACCTGTCCCACTTTCAGAGCCAACTGCGGATTGACCCCCTTATTCGCCGCCAGGAAGGTCTCCAGGCTCACGCCCTGTTTGCGGGCAAGGCCGTACAGCGTATCGCCCGGCTTGACGGTCACCGTCGCAGCACTGGAGAGGCTTAGGGCAGCGAGGCCCAGACTGAGAAGCAAAAAACGCCACATCAGCCGCACCGTAGCAACGGTTTATAAAGTTTCTGTAAATCTCCAGTGCTCGCGTAGATGGGGAGAGCAAGCACAAGAAGGTCGCCAAGGCCCCGCCCTGCGGTTCACGTCCATTGTCCCGTCAGACCTTCCCCTACCACGGGCAGTGCTGCGTGCAGGAACGCCTTTAGGGTGTGGTGCCGTGACAGACCAGGGTGGAGCGCCCTTCACGCCGTCCCGACGCCTGAAGACGGTGGGGATCATATCTATGCGCAACACGATGCCGCCAGCACGCAGTCGGCTGGCGGCATCGTATTTAGGGGGTTATGCAGGACTCAGGGCATGCACGATGTCAGTCAGCACTTCCTCGGCTTTCTCGTAGCCTGGGCGAAGGTAAACCATGCCGAATGTCGTCCAGTCCTGTACGGCCGCAACCTCCTGATCGTTCTCACGTAGCTTCAGGTGCGGGTACAACCCGTACTCGACGTAGCAGTGGTACTGATCGGCGACGGCTTCCAGGGCGCGGGTATTCTCGTCGGTCCAGGTCAGTACGAACGGCAGGGCGAAGCAAGGCTTGCCGCACGACCCCCCCATCCCGACCAGGGGGAGACCAGCCACGGTAGGGGTTTCCTCTCGCAGGCGGGTGCGCTCCAGGAACGCGAGGCGGTCAAGGGCAACATCACGGCTGGGGAGCTTCTGCGCGGCGATCCAGGGACCAACAGTCAATTTAGGCATGTGTACTCTCCTATTTGAAGAAGGGGGACGGGGGGGTCAAGCCTGAGCGGGGAAACCGGATGGGCGGGGCGCAGGTCCGGGCTCAGGACGCACTGGGGGGCGGAAGCCGCGCAGCCTCAGGGCGTTGCTGAGCACGAAGACACTGGAAAAGCCCATGGCGGCGGCCGCCAGGACCGGGCTGAGCAGGAGACCGAAGGCGGGGTACAACACGCCCGCCGCGACGGGAATCAGGATGATGTTGTAGGCGAAGGCCCAGAACAGGTTGAGCTTGATGTTGCGCAGGGTCGCGCGGCTCAGGGCGAAGGCATTGGGCACGCCGCGCAGGTCGCCCGACATCAGGATCACGTCGGCCGTCTCGACGGCCACGTCGGTGCCGGTGCCAATGGCCAGGCCCACATCCGCCTGGGCGAGCGCGGGGGCGTCGTTGATGCCGTCCCCCACGAAAGCCACCTTCTGGCCTTTGTCCTGGAGAGCCTTGACCGCGTCACTCTTGCCGCTGGGCAACACCTCGGCCAGCACCTCATCGATGCCCAGCTGACGGGCGATCGCGTTCGCGGTGCGCTGGTTGTCCCCCGTGATCATGGCCACTTTCAGGCCCATGCGGTGCAGGGCGCTCACGGCCACTTTGGAACCGTCCTTGATCGGATCGGCCACAGCAATCACCGCAGCAAGCTGGCCGTTCAGCGCGGCGTACAAGGGGCTCTTGCCTTCGTCACCCAGACGTTCGGCCTGCGAGGTAAAGGGCGTCACGTCCATCCCCAGGCGGGTCATATAGCGGTCTGCCCCCACCTGGACGAGGTGTCCACCCACCCGGGCTTCCAGACCGAACCCAGGCACAGCTTCGAAGTGCTCGGGCTGCGTCAGGGCGATGCCCTCGGTCTTCGCGGCGTCCACGATGGCGCGGGCGATGGGGTGTTCACTCTGCGCTTCCGCAGCAGCCACCAGGCCCAGGACGTCCTCGCGTCGGAAGCCCTGCGCGGTGACCAGATCAGTCAGTTCGGGCTTGCCCTTGGTCAGTGTGCCGGTCTTGTCGACCGCGACAACCTGCACGTCCTGCAGGCCTTCCAGGGCGCCGCCGCCTTTGAAGAGGACGCCGAGTTCGGCAGCTTTCCCGGTGCCGACCATGATGCTGGTGGGGGTGGCGAGTCCCATGGCGCAGGGGCAGGCGATGATCAGGACCGCCACAGTGGTAATGAGCGCAAAGGAGAGGGCGGCCTGTCCACCAAAGATCAGCCAGAGGAGGAAGGTCAGCGTGGCAATGCCCAGCACGGCGGGCACGAAGACGGCCACCACCTTGTCGGCGAGACCCTGGATCGGAGGTTTGCTGCCCTGCGCAGTTTCCACAAGTTTGATGATCTGTGCCAGAGCCGTGTCGGCGCCGATGCGGGTGGCCCGGAACGTCAGGGCGCCGTTCTGGTTGATGGTGCCGCCCACCACACCTGAACCCAGCTGCTTGCTGACCGGGATGGATTCGCCGGTGATCATGCTTTCGTCCACGAAGGAGTTGCCGCTGACGACGTCGCCGTCCACGGGGATCTTCTCGCCGGGGCGCACGGAGATCAGGTCACCCACCAGCACCTCGTCCGAGGGCAGTTCGAGCTCCTGGCCATTGCGCATGACGCGGGCGGTTTTCGCCTGGAGGCTCAGCAGCTTCTTCATGGCTTCGCTGGAGCGGCCCTTGGCGACGGCTTCAAAGAACTTACCCAGCAGAATCAGGGTGATCACGACGCCGGAGGCTTCGTAATACACGTGCGCGGTGCCTTCCGGGAAGATCTGGGGCGCGATCGTCGCGACCAGTGAATAGAGGAAGGCGGCGGTCGTCCCGATCATCACGAGGGCGTTCATGTCGGGAGACCGGTTCTTCAGGCTCTTCCAGCCCAGCCGGTAGAAGCGGCGGCCAGGGCCGAACTGAATGGGCAGGGCCAGGGCAAGCATGACCCAATTCAGAAGGCTCATCCCCCCGTGCCCGAGGGTCGTCATCATCCAGTCGTTCACCGCCGGAACCACCATAGGGACCATGGCGATCAGGAGCAGGGGCAGCGCGAAAATGGTGCTGAAGATGACCTGGCGCCGCAGGTGCTCGACTTCCTGGGCGCGCGCCTGCCGTTCCTGATCTTCGCGGCTCAGGCCGGCCTGCTCTTCCAAGACGTCATAGCCGGCTTGCCGGACCGTGGCTTTGAGCTGCCCGGGACTGACGCTGGCGGGCAGGTAGGTGACGCTGGCGCGCTCAGTCGCGAGGTTCACGCTGGCGCTGAGAACGCCGTCGACCTTCTTCAACGCGCGCTCGACGCGGCCGACGCAGTTGGCGCAGGTCATGCCCTGGATCCCAAGTTCAGTGGAGCTGACGAGGGGCTCATAGCCCACGGCCTTGATCTTGTCCAGCAGGGCCCCAGGACCGGTGAGGGTGGGGTCGTAGGTGACGGTGGCGCGCTCAGTGGCCAGATTCACCGTGGCCTCCTCGACGCCCTCGACTTTCTTGAGGCCACGCTCGACGCGGCCCACACAGCTGGCGCAGGTCATGCCTTGAATGCCAAGTTCGATGGTGTTCGTCATAAGTTCTCCTATCCCCCCCTAGGGGGTCCGATATACGTCAGCATAGACCCCGGGGGAGAGGAAACGCAAGATGCGGGATGAAAAGGGTCGTCATACTGGCGTTAGCTTCCTCGTCATCCTTGACACCCCAGGGGGGAGGGTATAGCCTGAGGACAGGAGGAAGACCATGAACCAGATTGAACTGACCATTAGCGGTATGACCTGTAGCCACTGCCAGAGCGGCGTCACGAATGCCCTGAAAAGCGTGCCTGGCGTCACCGATGCCCAGGTAGACCTCAAGACGGGCAAGGCTGTCGTGCAGGGCAGCGCCGATGCACAGCACCTGATCTCTGCAGTCCAGGACGAAGGGTACGGCGCAGCGGTAGCTCAGCTGTAATGTCGAAGACGACCGTCGCCTCGCCAGCGTCTCCCCCCCTCGAGGGTGAGCACTGTCATACGGGCCAGCACCTCTGCATGCCCGAAGACAGCCGGAAGCGTGCCGCGCGGCGTCTGGCCATCGCCCGAGGGCATCTGGAGAGCATCCGCCGCTCGCTCGACGATCCCGATGTCTACTGCGTAGATGTGCTGCGCCAGATCAAAGCGGTGCAGGGTGCCCTGGACGGAGCAGCCAGTGTGGTCCTTCGGGGACACCTCGAGGCGCATGTGGCGACCGCCGCCACCCGGGGCGACGGGCAGGACCTGGTGGAAGAGTTGATGGACGTCTTCAAGTACGTCTGAGCAGGGGGAGTCTCGCCGAGAAGGGGGGCTCCCTTCAATGCCCCTGGGATAAGTGGTGCGGCTCGCTCCCCCTAGACCGGCATTGATGTGGGGTGCGGGCGGGTCGCCCTAAGGCACAGGGCCGCGCAGCGATGGGGAGAAACCCGCCCCGATCCCCAGCTTCCCTGTCCCTCTTCTCACTGGCCCGGACCATGTCCGTCACGCTCCGTGCGGGACGGGCCCAGGTTCGTCTTCAGGGTCTTGAGGGATGAACCCCGCTCGGCAGGGTGCAGACCTGTCCATGAGTCGGTGGGCCAGCAGCGCCGCACATGCTTGTGCGGCGCTGCTGGTGCCTGGCCCGTCTATTTTGGCCAGAGACGGTTGATCCACCCAGCGGGGTCCGTACCCTCACCGCGCACCCGCATTTCCAGATGCAGGTGTGGGCCGGTGCTCAGTCCGGTGCTCCCCACCTCCCCGATCTTGTCGCCGCGTTTCACCTGTTGGCCGACCTTCACCATGATCTGGCGTTGGTGAAAGTACAGGCTGGTCAGGCCTGCGCCATGGTCAATGATGACCAGGCCGCCGCGCACCGTGTACATGCCGGCCATCACCACCGTGCCGTCATTGACGGCACTGACCGTGGTGCCGGCTGGGGCGCGGTAGTCGGTGCCGTAGTGGTACTGCACGGGCCCGCCGGCTGTGTACGTGCGCGGCTGCCCGAAGGCGCTGCTCTGGGCGCGAACCTTGACTGCGTCCTGAAAGGGCCGGGTCCAGATGGGTGGGGACCGCAGGGCGTACGCGCGTTCCACGGCCGCGTCCTCCGCAGCGCGCGCAGGATCCTGGAGTTTGCTGCTGATGCTGGGCGGGAGGTTCAAGCGTTGGACAGGCTGGGACAGGCGGGTCACGGGGAGGGTACGGCGCAGCACCTGTCCGTCCAGC
It encodes:
- a CDS encoding DUF305 domain-containing protein gives rise to the protein MKRALLTAALLTLSAAQAGGMQGMAMPGMTHMTMPMTPSATVLGLSQMGLQMQLDMRNMMMPMMNELARLSGRSFERAFMSMMIPHHQSAVDSSRAVLERAKDEQVRAWATQIIADQTREIAEMQDRLRAYGGPNQQMMQMNRMMDMPAMIRASRMPERTFLEGMIPHHAAANDNANLALQRTQDAFVQDLAGKIITAQAGEMQAFQGWLKSH
- a CDS encoding four-helix bundle copper-binding protein: MDTLTRMLRTHPKASSFDATLLGTCLQACLECTAVCALCADACLNEGEHLHHLTHCITLNTQCAAVCHATAQVLAAPGQGDAQLLRAQLEVCLRACRTCAEECEQHAQQMNMEHCAVCAESCRRCEQACQALLGRMSA
- a CDS encoding LysM peptidoglycan-binding domain-containing M23 family metallopeptidase → MWRFLLLSLGLAALSLSSAATVTVKPGDTLYGLARKQGVSLETFLAANKGVNPQLALKVGQVLQLPARSGTSRPATTAGGATIRPAGIRVTAVLPVQGRLTSPYSPAHLGLDLAAPTGTVILAARAGRVTESRYDARTGWGWTILLDHGDGMETRYSHNSANLLQVGQVVETGQVIGRVGSTGNSTGPHLDFRVMVEGKVVNPMGVVLRCPEEEDAWPSPLQPFLRC
- a CDS encoding heavy metal translocating P-type ATPase — its product is MTNTIELGIQGMTCASCVGRVERGLKKVEGVEEATVNLATERATVTYDPTLTGPGALLDKIKAVGYEPLVSSTELGIQGMTCANCVGRVERALKKVDGVLSASVNLATERASVTYLPASVSPGQLKATVRQAGYDVLEEQAGLSREDQERQARAQEVEHLRRQVIFSTIFALPLLLIAMVPMVVPAVNDWMMTTLGHGGMSLLNWVMLALALPIQFGPGRRFYRLGWKSLKNRSPDMNALVMIGTTAAFLYSLVATIAPQIFPEGTAHVYYEASGVVITLILLGKFFEAVAKGRSSEAMKKLLSLQAKTARVMRNGQELELPSDEVLVGDLISVRPGEKIPVDGDVVSGNSFVDESMITGESIPVSKQLGSGVVGGTINQNGALTFRATRIGADTALAQIIKLVETAQGSKPPIQGLADKVVAVFVPAVLGIATLTFLLWLIFGGQAALSFALITTVAVLIIACPCAMGLATPTSIMVGTGKAAELGVLFKGGGALEGLQDVQVVAVDKTGTLTKGKPELTDLVTAQGFRREDVLGLVAAAEAQSEHPIARAIVDAAKTEGIALTQPEHFEAVPGFGLEARVGGHLVQVGADRYMTRLGMDVTPFTSQAERLGDEGKSPLYAALNGQLAAVIAVADPIKDGSKVAVSALHRMGLKVAMITGDNQRTANAIARQLGIDEVLAEVLPSGKSDAVKALQDKGQKVAFVGDGINDAPALAQADVGLAIGTGTDVAVETADVILMSGDLRGVPNAFALSRATLRNIKLNLFWAFAYNIILIPVAAGVLYPAFGLLLSPVLAAAAMGFSSVFVLSNALRLRGFRPPVRPEPGPAPRPSGFPAQA
- a CDS encoding heavy-metal-associated domain-containing protein — its product is MNQIELTISGMTCSHCQSGVTNALKSVPGVTDAQVDLKTGKAVVQGSADAQHLISAVQDEGYGAAVAQL
- a CDS encoding metal-sensitive transcriptional regulator — encoded protein: MSKTTVASPASPPLEGEHCHTGQHLCMPEDSRKRAARRLAIARGHLESIRRSLDDPDVYCVDVLRQIKAVQGALDGAASVVLRGHLEAHVATAATRGDGQDLVEELMDVFKYV
- a CDS encoding peptidoglycan DD-metalloendopeptidase family protein codes for the protein MTLTPLHRTLLLTAALLTNVAGAYTVKTGDTLFSLARTSGTTVAELMRLNSLTTTTLEVGQTLRLPGEPGASAAAPTSPAPLPSIPALPGVNVTAPPTLRMGEAFALRFTGPRAAEVRVRFPSEVGENVRMPAEALTPVPAGNGTLLVLGRVLLGKTTPLVYEIELDGQVLRRTLPVTRLSQPVQRLNLPPSISSKLQDPARAAEDAAVERAYALRSPPIWTRPFQDAVKVRAQSSAFGQPRTYTAGGPVQYHYGTDYRAPAGTTVSAVNDGTVVMAGMYTVRGGLVIIDHGAGLTSLYFHQRQIMVKVGQQVKRGDKIGEVGSTGLSTGPHLHLEMRVRGEGTDPAGWINRLWPK